The Stenotrophomonas maltophilia genome segment TCGGGCCCTTGTTGGTGAGGAAGAACACATAGACCACCAACGATACCGCGATCGTTGCGGTCACGTAGATGGCGAACCAGTCGACGTGGCCGGTCTTCAGCGCGCCCTGGTACAGCAGCGGGGCGGTGCCGCCGAACAGCGAGTTGGCCAGCGCATAACCCAGGCCTACGCCCAGCGCACGCACGTGGGTGGGGAACAGCTCGGCCTTCACCACGGCATTGATCGAGGTGTAGCCGGTGAGGATGACGAAGGCCAGTGCCAGGGTCAGGAAGGCCAGGGTGGCGTCGTGCTGGTGCGGCAGCTGGGTGACCAGGTACCAGCTGTACAGCACACCGCCCACACCGAAGAACACCAGCAGGGTCTTGCGGCCGATGATGTCCGACAGCCAGCCGCCGACCGGCTGCAGCACCATCAGGAACGCCAGCACGCCCAGGTTGATCAGGGTGCCGGTCATCGGGTCGTTGCCCGCGAATGCGCTCTGGATCATTTTCGGGCCGTTCACCGAGTAGGTGTAGAAGGCCACGGTGCCACCGGCGGTGATCAGGAAGCACAGCAGCAGCGGCCGCCACTGGTGCACGAACAGCTCGTACATGGAGCCGGACTTCTGCGCCTTGCCCTCGCGCGCAGCTTCGATCGACGACTCCGACAGCGATTCGTCCATGCCGCGGCGCAGCCAGAACACCACCACCGCGGCGATGCCTCCGATGCCGAAGGCGATGCGCCAGCCCCACTCGGAGATCTCCGGCTTGCCCCAGAAGGTCAGCATCAGCAGCAGGGTCAGCTGGGCCAGGACATGGCCGCCAACCAGGGTGACGTAGTGGAAGGAGGACAGGAAGCCGCGACGGCCGGGAATGGCGGCCTCGGACATGTAGGTGGCGCTGGCGCCGTACTCGCCGCCGGTGGCGAAGCCCTGCAGCAGGCGCGCGAACAGCAGGATGACTGCGGCCCAGATGCCGATGCTGGCGGCGGTGGGGGTGATGGCGATCAGGAACGAGCACAGCGCCATCAGCGTGACCGAGACAGTCAGCGCCAACCGACGGCCGTGGCGGTCGGCGAAGCGGCCGAAGAACCAGGCACCGATCGGGCGCATCAGGAACGTGGCGGCGAAGATCGCCCACACGTACATCGTGGAGTTCTTGTCGTCCGGCGAGAAGAACTGCGATTCGAAGTACACGGCGAACACCGAGTACACGTAGACGTCATACCACTCCACCAGGTTGCCGGCGGAGCCTTTGAGGGTATTGGAGATCGACCGGCGCAGCGCGGCGCCGTCGGTGCGGGTGACAGCGGATTGGGACGTGGTGCTCATCCGGGTGGGAATCCTCGATGCGGCGCTTCCGTGCGGGAAAGATCGGTGCCAGCCGCGCGCGGGGCGCTGACGGCCAGCCTCCTAGGTACTGCATCCCACGTCAACGCCGGGTGCCGGAGGGGCGGGGCAGGGCATGGGACCGCACAGGGTGACAGCGCAGGGGGGCAGGGACCATAGCTAATACGTCGTAAGGAGAGCCGCTGCAGCCCTTCTCGGTAGCCTCAATCAGACGATGTATGCGTTGGTTCAACCGGGGAAACGATGGCAGTCCTGAAGTTGCTGCGGGCCCACTTCCGCAAAAGTGCTGCCGTGAAGGCCAGAAGCGACAGGGACAGCGCGATCTCCCAGATCGGCACATTCACGTACAGAAGCCGAACCGGCATTGCAGCCATTGACGTGAAAGGAAAAAGGGACATTACGTGCATGAATGCACCGTCGGGCGTCCGCAGGCCAGCAAATCCAATCATGATCATCGTCAGTGGGAAAGCCGGGAGCGTGTTGCGGAAAGCTGAATGCGGTGATCGAATGGCGGTAGCGCACGCGGCGAAAAACCAGTTCCACAGCATGAGCCCCAGAAGGCAGAACACGAGCAGGCCGAGCATCACCTTCCAACTGCCTTCGGCAAAGGTTGCATCCCCACTCGCCGAACCGGACATCAGCGTCCAACCGATTGCACCGTAGACCCCATACACTGCCACCGTCTTCAATCCATGAAGGATGGACGCGGCAACTTTGCAGTCGAGCCAGAGCCCAGGTGGCGCTGCACTCAGGATCATTTCTGTAGCATGACCAAAGCGCTCTCCCAGCAGGCCCTGAAAAATCATGCCAAGGCAGCCAAGTATGGCGAGTGTCGTCAGTACCACCATTGCGATTGAAACAGCGGTCAAGGATGTGTCCGCGAAGACCGCGGTGCCCCGAGAGTCAATGACGCGTAGCGAGACTGGTGAGTCCACCTTCCGAAGCTGGTCACGGGTTACACCGAGCAGTGATAGAGAATGTTGACGGTGGAGCGTGTCCAGGCTGCGTTGCAGTTCCCCAAGCCAGCCCGGCGGCTGCTCGGTGTGGAGAATATAGTCTCCGGCCACCGAGGACAGAATTGGTGGATCGCCTGAGACCCCATCTCCCAGCGCGTCACTGAAGTGGAAGCGCCCCTCGCTCAGGCCCGCTACTGGAGTGCCTCGCGCATCCAAGTGGACGACGGCTGCAGATTCCCGAGCAAGAATGGCGTCTCCACCCAACTTCACCAATGCGATCACTGCGAGCAATAGAAGACCTGCAACTTCGCCACGAATGTCCAGGTGCCGTCTGAATTCGAACAGGCTGATCATGAAGAACGGGCTCACTCGCATAAGCTTTTCTCCGGTCGAAGGTCATGCGGGGAGGACTCGCAATGCAGAGGATGAGAGAGCGCCACGATGCGGGTAGGGTGAAGGTCCTGCGACGTGGCGGGATGAAGCTGTCCATCCCTCAGCATGAGAATCCTTCTGGCGAGGCGCTGAAGCAACTCAATGTGGTGGGCGGAAAGCACAACGGCTGTACCTTGGCGTGCCGCACGATTGATGAGGTCGGCAACGGCAATCTGGTTTACAGGGTCCAGTCCCGAGAACGGCTCATCAAGGATCAGGACGCCCGGGTCGTGAAGCATGCAGGCGGCGAGCTGCAGCTTCTGCAGGTTGCCCTTGGAGAGGCTGGATACTCGATTTGAGGCGCGCGCCAGCAGCCCTATTTCTTCAAGCCACACATCGCGTGCCTTCACCGCCTGCTTTCCTGACATCCCTCTCAGTCGCGCCCAGAACTCCAGCGTCCTTCCAACGGTGACTTCGGAGAAGAGACTGCGCGATTCGGGCAGATAGCCAATATCCACGTACGGTACGCTGGCGGTGTCGGCTTCGGTTCCAAAAGCTACGGTTCCGGAATCGGCAGGAATGAGATGGCAGAGGATACGGAAGAGCGTCGTCTTGCCAACGCCATTGGCACCGATGATGCCAACGATCTCCCCTGGAGGTACGCAAAGATCGAGGTCCCGCAGCACGACCCTCTCGCCAAACCGCTTGCAGACCTGCTCAGCGAGAAGCATGGCGGGACCTCTCTTCAAAACCGTCAGCCAATTGGCGGGCTCTGGATCGCATGAACAGGCTGTGCCTGGACTGGACCATGGTGGTCAACTGAAGGGCGGCTTCGGGGGTTGGCGAGTTCGCAATCAGGGCTTCCAGTGCAGCCATGCGCACTCGGTCCATCGGGTGGCTCCTGAAAATATCGCGAAGCAGTTGCTGCGAATCCCCATCTTCCGTCGCAGCCGCGATCATGAAAATGGCCGCAGCGCTGGAGCGGTTGATGATCTGCGAAATCGTGCCGGTTCCAGGTTCGAACTCGTACTGGTCCATGGTTACACTTCTCAGTGAGTGCTCCATGATGTTGATGCTTACCGAGAAGCTTTCTGGTGCCATTTGTTGGTGGACATCCTGGAATGCCCTGTACAGCAGCATGCTTCCCTTGTTGAGCTGGGATCGTTCCATGAACCTGAGATCGACACTTTCTCCGGGAATTCCGCAAACAGACGCGTAGTCGTACTCGAAGTAGTCACTTATGTACCCCGGTCCCTGATATCCGATGGTCAGGAAATTGAAGTTGTGGTCGTGCGGAATGCCATAGAAAAACGTGCTGTGCCCACTTGCAGCAAGGATCTCGTCCTCATGGCCAGGCCAGAAGCATGCGCGGATGAAGTAGCTCTGGCCCGAGACCTGTGGGGCATGGAGCATCAGGACCTGGGGTGTGTAGTCGTTATCGACCTGAATGCTTTTCGAATCCTTGAGTTCCTTGCAGATGATCTCGCTCAGGAATGTCTGGTTGTTGCCCAGCTTCCTCAGCACGGGGGCCACTGAGATCATCGACTCTTGGTCGCGGGGATCGAACGCCGAATCGTGTAGGTAGTCCACGAGTTCCATCAGGCCGATCGAATCCTGGGACGTGTCTTCAATGCGGATTGGCATGGTTGCTCATCCTTGTTCCAGTGAGCGGGTCGCAAGCTTCCTGATCTCTTCGTTCACATCGTTCTCCCTCATTTCCTTGAGTCGCTCGGATGCCGCTGCCGGGTCAACGCGGTAGAGCGATCTCAGCGCGTTCCAGCGAACGAATGTCGTCGGATGGCGCGACATGTCCAGCAAGGCTCCGGTGTTGTCGCTCCCCCGCAGGTAGGACAATGCTGTCGCGATGATCTGGAGCCGGGAGTCGGTTACGCTTGTCGCCGTGCAGCCGACGAGCTTTCCGGACTGCAGGGAGAAGTGCTGAGTGACCTCGGACCTTGATCTGGACGAGAGGCAGACAATCATCGACGTCGGACTGGAGCCATGTAGAAGGTGCATTCCCTGCCTGCCGCCCTCAAGGAACAGATGGTCACCAGAAGCCGACTGCCCTCGACTAGGCGGGCCCAGCCGCGGGTCGGATTCGTCACCGGTGTGGACCGGGTATACCTGATACTCGACGCCGGGCGTATCCGTGAAGAACACCAGTGAGTCCGTGCCGTTGATGGTGATTCCGGTTTCGACACCGGCCTGGAATGCTGCAGCTGCCTGAAGTGGCGAGCTCTGCATGTAGTGCACGTCCACGAACTCGTCCTTGTATATGACCATTCCCGCCAGTGGAGGCTTGACGAAGAATTTCCCCGGCGTCGCATACAGTGGACTGCCCATGTGGCTCCGGCACTCATCGTGGAAGAAGTCGCGCAGGATTACCTGATCGAACTCACGGCATATCGAAAGCATGGATTGACGGTTTGTCGAGGTGTCCCCACTTCCATTGATCAGCGATCCCCATTGGCGAATACGTGCCGCACGTCCAGTGGCCTCGAGCACGCCCAAGAGCGACGATCTCCTTCCGAATATCTCCGTCAGTGCAGACAGTTCTGCAGGATCATCCGCGAGTTCCAACATTCGAGCTGGATCTTTCATATTGTCTCCGGAGGGTGGGTCGGATGATCCGACCCACCCGAGTGGGATATCACTTCGGATGGATGCCCCGGTTGATGAGAATGCCGACAACGATGCCGACAGCTGCGCAGCCTGCTCCGGTTGTCTCAATCAAGATGCACGAACCGTGCATCCCTACCGATCTGGCCTGCTTGGGTAGTGCTTTCGGTTCCACGGGATGCTCCTCAGATGGGCAGGACGGCAATGACGATTGCAACGGCAATCAGGACCGGTTCAATGGGTGAGCACAGCAATGAAGCACCAGCAACTCCCACCGGCATTGCGAGTGGAGGCGGTATGCAGGTCATGGTGGTTCTCCTGTTCAGGTCATTGGCCCAACACCTGCTGGGCAAGTCCGTTCTCAGTGATCGGAGCAATCCTTTCCTTGATCGGCATCTCACTTGTGTTCGGCGGGGTGCGATACGTCAGCTTGGATGACACTGCCACCCGCCTGGCGGCGCAACAGACGTCGGGGTTTGTCTCAACCCTGTCGAGGGAAAACCCGGCGCCTTTGTAGGTGCAAATCAGCGTGCCCGGAACCGGGGTTATTTCCGTCAGCCGAACGATCTAGAATCCGTTTTTCCCCGCCCGCTGGTGCGTCATGTCGGCTTCCCCTGTTCCCTTTGCGGCTGCCCCCCGGGGTGGCCTTGTCGCGCTGGCATTGCTGCTGGTCTACGTGGTCTGGGGCTCGACCTACCTGGGCATCGCCAAGGCCCTGCACGGCGGCGCGCTGCCGCTGACGATGGTTTCCGGCAGCCGGTTCATCATTGCCGGTGGCCTGATGTTCCTGGCCTTGCGCCTGTTCTGGAAGATGCCGAACCCGACCCTGCGGCAGTGGCGCAACCTGGTGGTGATGGGCGTGACCATGCTGGTGCTGGGCAACGGCATGGTGGTGCTGGCCGAGCGTGAGGTGTCCTCGGGCCTGGCCGCGACAGCGGTGGCCTCGGTGCCGCTGTGGATGGCGCTGTTCTCGGCGCTGCGCGGGCAGCATGCCAGCCGCGGTGAGTGGCTGGGCATCGCCATCGGCTTCCTCGGCGTAGTCTGGCTCAACGCCGGCAGCAGCCTGACGGCCTCGCCGACCGGGCTGGTGCTGCTGCTGATCGCGCCGATCGGCTGGGCCTTCGGTTCGGTGTGGGCGCGCGGCCTGGACCTGCCGGGCCCGTTCATGACCGCCGCCGGGCAGATGATCTGCGGTGGCGTGCTGCTGGTGCTGATCGGCCTGGCGGTCGGCGAGCGCCCGACCACGCTGCCCGATACCGGTGGCCTGCTGGCGATGGCCTACCTGTGCGTGTTCGGTTCCATCGTTGCCTTCACCGCCTACGTCTGGCTGCTGCAGAACGTGCGGCCGGCGCTGGCCGGCAGCTATGCGTACGTCAATCCGGTGATCGCGGTGCTGCTGGGCGCGCTGCTCAACGGCGAGCGCTTCGGCTGGCGCGACCTGCTGGCGATGGCGGTGATTCTCCTGGGTGTGGTGGTGCTGACAATGGCAAGGACGAGAAAGAAGTGAGCATGGAAGAGAAAGAACAACGCCGGGGCCTGCTGGTCACCGCATCCACCTTCGTGATCTGGGGCCTGGTGCCGGTCTATTGGCACCTGCTCAACGAGGTACCCTCGTTCCAGATCATCGCCCACCGCATCATCTGGAGCACCGTGATGGTGCTGGGCTGGCTCTTGATCAGCTCGCGCCTGGGCTGGTGGCAGAAGATCGCCGCGCAGCCGCGCGCGCTGCCGATCCTGCTGGTGTCGAGCCTGACCATCGCCTTCAACTGGGGCCTGTACATCTGGGCGGTCAACGCCGGCCATGTGATCGAGACCAGCCTGGGCTACTTCATCAACCCGCTGGTGAACGTGCTGCTGGGCGTGCTGGTGCTGAAGGAGCGGCTGCGGCGCCTGCAGTGGGTGGCGGTGGCGATGGCGGCGGTGGGCGTGGCCTGGCTGACCATCGACGCGGGTACGCCGCCGTGGATCGCGCTGGGCCTGGCCTGTTCGTTCGGCCTGTATGGCCTGCTGCGCAAGCTGGTCTCGGTCGATCCGGTGGCCGGCCTGGGCGTGGAGAGCATGTACCTGTTCCTGCCGGCGCTGGCCTTCGCGATCTGGGCGGAAAACGGCCATGGCGGCGCGTTCTTCCATGGCTGGGGCTGGCGCAATGACCTGCTGCTGGTCTTCGGTGGCGCAGTGACCGCAGTGCCGCTGATCGGTTTCGCCTACGGCGTGAAGCGCATCCCGCTGTCGCTGGTCGGCATCCTGCAGTACATCGCGCCGAGCCTGCAGCTGCTGCTGGGCGTGTTCTTCTTCCACGAAGCGTTCGATACTGCCAAGGCGATCGGCTTCGCCGCGATCTGGGCCGGCCTGATCCTGTTCGTCGGTGACAACATCCGCACGATGCGCGCCAAGCGCTAGCGCCGGCGGGGCTGCGGGGTCGGATCCCTCCGCAACGCGGAGGGCTCTGACCCTGTTCTATCCGTCGCGTGGGGTCAGAGCCCTTCGCAGGGCGAAGGGATCCGACCCGCTTCCACCCAAAAAAGAACGGCGCCCCGAAGGGCGCCGTTCTGCTTCCATCCACCGCCAGGAGAGAGAGATGGCGGTGGCGGGAACGCGGTTGCAGGCTTAGAAGCGCTGCTGGTACTTCATGTACATGAAACGACCGATGTCGAAGCCACCGTAGTAGGTGAAGCTGCTGTTCGGCTGGCTGTACATGATCGGACCCTGGTGGTCGAAGACGTTGTTCACGCCCAGCGACACGGTGCCGTCCCACGGCAGGCTGTAACGCACCTGCAGGTCGTGGAAGGTGTTGGAGCCCACCTTGCGGCTCGGCTGCGCATCGGTGTACGGCGAGACGAAGCCGGCCATGTTGCAGTCCGGGCCACCGGCCAGGTCATACGAGCAGGCTTCCTTCATGCCCGAGTAGTAGCGGGCGGTCCAACCGATGCCCAGGTCGCC includes the following:
- a CDS encoding ABC transporter ATP-binding protein; the protein is MLLAEQVCKRFGERVVLRDLDLCVPPGEIVGIIGANGVGKTTLFRILCHLIPADSGTVAFGTEADTASVPYVDIGYLPESRSLFSEVTVGRTLEFWARLRGMSGKQAVKARDVWLEEIGLLARASNRVSSLSKGNLQKLQLAACMLHDPGVLILDEPFSGLDPVNQIAVADLINRAARQGTAVVLSAHHIELLQRLARRILMLRDGQLHPATSQDLHPTRIVALSHPLHCESSPHDLRPEKSLCE
- the yedA gene encoding drug/metabolite exporter YedA, giving the protein MSASPVPFAAAPRGGLVALALLLVYVVWGSTYLGIAKALHGGALPLTMVSGSRFIIAGGLMFLALRLFWKMPNPTLRQWRNLVVMGVTMLVLGNGMVVLAEREVSSGLAATAVASVPLWMALFSALRGQHASRGEWLGIAIGFLGVVWLNAGSSLTASPTGLVLLLIAPIGWAFGSVWARGLDLPGPFMTAAGQMICGGVLLVLIGLAVGERPTTLPDTGGLLAMAYLCVFGSIVAFTAYVWLLQNVRPALAGSYAYVNPVIAVLLGALLNGERFGWRDLLAMAVILLGVVVLTMARTRKK
- a CDS encoding HEAT repeat domain-containing protein; this translates as MKDPARMLELADDPAELSALTEIFGRRSSLLGVLEATGRAARIRQWGSLINGSGDTSTNRQSMLSICREFDQVILRDFFHDECRSHMGSPLYATPGKFFVKPPLAGMVIYKDEFVDVHYMQSSPLQAAAAFQAGVETGITINGTDSLVFFTDTPGVEYQVYPVHTGDESDPRLGPPSRGQSASGDHLFLEGGRQGMHLLHGSSPTSMIVCLSSRSRSEVTQHFSLQSGKLVGCTATSVTDSRLQIIATALSYLRGSDNTGALLDMSRHPTTFVRWNALRSLYRVDPAAASERLKEMRENDVNEEIRKLATRSLEQG
- the rarD gene encoding EamA family transporter RarD, which gives rise to MSMEEKEQRRGLLVTASTFVIWGLVPVYWHLLNEVPSFQIIAHRIIWSTVMVLGWLLISSRLGWWQKIAAQPRALPILLVSSLTIAFNWGLYIWAVNAGHVIETSLGYFINPLVNVLLGVLVLKERLRRLQWVAVAMAAVGVAWLTIDAGTPPWIALGLACSFGLYGLLRKLVSVDPVAGLGVESMYLFLPALAFAIWAENGHGGAFFHGWGWRNDLLLVFGGAVTAVPLIGFAYGVKRIPLSLVGILQYIAPSLQLLLGVFFFHEAFDTAKAIGFAAIWAGLILFVGDNIRTMRAKR
- a CDS encoding MFS transporter, which gives rise to MSTTSQSAVTRTDGAALRRSISNTLKGSAGNLVEWYDVYVYSVFAVYFESQFFSPDDKNSTMYVWAIFAATFLMRPIGAWFFGRFADRHGRRLALTVSVTLMALCSFLIAITPTAASIGIWAAVILLFARLLQGFATGGEYGASATYMSEAAIPGRRGFLSSFHYVTLVGGHVLAQLTLLLMLTFWGKPEISEWGWRIAFGIGGIAAVVVFWLRRGMDESLSESSIEAAREGKAQKSGSMYELFVHQWRPLLLCFLITAGGTVAFYTYSVNGPKMIQSAFAGNDPMTGTLINLGVLAFLMVLQPVGGWLSDIIGRKTLLVFFGVGGVLYSWYLVTQLPHQHDATLAFLTLALAFVILTGYTSINAVVKAELFPTHVRALGVGLGYALANSLFGGTAPLLYQGALKTGHVDWFAIYVTATIAVSLVVYVFFLTNKGPNWLDGTRK
- a CDS encoding ABC transporter permease, giving the protein MISLFEFRRHLDIRGEVAGLLLLAVIALVKLGGDAILARESAAVVHLDARGTPVAGLSEGRFHFSDALGDGVSGDPPILSSVAGDYILHTEQPPGWLGELQRSLDTLHRQHSLSLLGVTRDQLRKVDSPVSLRVIDSRGTAVFADTSLTAVSIAMVVLTTLAILGCLGMIFQGLLGERFGHATEMILSAAPPGLWLDCKVAASILHGLKTVAVYGVYGAIGWTLMSGSASGDATFAEGSWKVMLGLLVFCLLGLMLWNWFFAACATAIRSPHSAFRNTLPAFPLTMIMIGFAGLRTPDGAFMHVMSLFPFTSMAAMPVRLLYVNVPIWEIALSLSLLAFTAALLRKWARSNFRTAIVSPVEPTHTSSD